Proteins encoded by one window of Cloeon dipterum chromosome 2, ieCloDipt1.1, whole genome shotgun sequence:
- the LOC135937825 gene encoding aquaporin-like translates to MDRIKTIRIAAAEFIGTAFLVGFGCATCTQALSKESWTIFHAALGFGLIIACIVLVIGHISGAHINPAISVGVAVLQVISPKMLLVYIPAQICGGIAGYGMLKAMTPYAILEADGGSTGFCVSAPNPAMTLAHAFMAEFFATALLMLLVCAILDKNADHQTVPLQIGTAIAGLVIVIGHRSSASMNPARSLGPAFWNNYWDDHWLYWVAPTAGSAVAALFYRTVFGFRKEEEHRPEPLPLHDIEERK, encoded by the exons ATGGACCGGATAAAGACGATCAGAATAGCCGCGGCCGAATTCATCGGCACCGCTTTCTTGGTGGGTTTCGGCTGCGCCACCTGCACACAGGCCCTCTCCAAGGAGTCCTGGACCATCTTCCACGCAGCCCTCGGCTTTGGCCTCATCATTGCCTGCATTGTCCTC gtgatTGGTCACATCAGCGGTGCCCACATCAACCCCGCAATTAGCGTAGGGGTGGCTGTGCTGCAGGTAATTTCGCCAAAGATGCTGCTCGTCTACATCCCAGCTCAGATCTGCGGAGGAATCGCCGGCTATGGAATGCTCAAG GCGATGACCCCTTACGCTATTCTGGAAGCGGACGGCGGCTCCACCGGTTTCTGCGTGAGTGCGCCAAACCCTGCCATGACCCTGGCGCACGCTTTCATGGCCGAGTTCTTCGCCACCGCCCTGCTAATGTTGCTCGTTTGTGCCATTTTAGACAAGAACGCCGATCACCAGACTGTGCCCCTGCAAATCGGTACCGCCATCGCCGGTCTCGTCATCGTCATT ggACACCGCAGCAGTGCCAGCATGAACCCGGCGAGGTCTTTGGGACCCGCGTTCTGGAACAACTACTGGGACGACCActgg CTCTACTGGGTTGCCCCTACTGCCGGTTCAGCGGTGGCCGCACTTTTCTACAGGACAGTTTTCGGCTTCAGGAAGGAAGAAGAGCACCGACCTGAACCCCTCCCCCTGCATGATATCGaagagaggaaataa